The following proteins are encoded in a genomic region of Triticum dicoccoides isolate Atlit2015 ecotype Zavitan chromosome 1B, WEW_v2.0, whole genome shotgun sequence:
- the LOC119349248 gene encoding pathogen-associated molecular patterns-induced protein A70-like, which produces MDGATAAALGAWEAVRGFFTPATLFLTVNLVIGTILLTSRSHQRRCQGGHDGDQHEHQQEPLHHVEPPQHQEDLYYRDQQHEQQQQYVPPPPAPAPLARTSSVLDRLRSIGLYRFRSGDFPPEYAAGADSRDVTVSPEQAPTTGDAHHARSRSEPPARDEKRRAPPSKMKRSSSEARRAEVAPAPAARVVQPAVLEEEEDDLVEHARADTEFTDNYNSFTTPPPQQEPEEEQYYREEYVPPYRPAPLARAPSVLERLRSFSLYRFNSGNLAPELAASQDHAVASVAAADEKKTSTQYSRSRSEPAREQGKKGKKQQQGEKQGAEAKMGKSSSEARMLPPPPPPPEVEEGGVDARADDFINSFRKQLQLQRLNSLLNYKEVLNRGAK; this is translated from the coding sequence ATGGACGGCGCGACGGCCGCGGCGCTCGGCGCGTGGGAGGCCGTGCGGGGCTTCTTCACGCCGGCCACGCTCTTCCTCACCGTCAACCTCGTCATCGGCACCATCCTGCTCACCTCCCGCTCCCACCAGCGCCGTTGCCAGGGCGGCCACGACGGTGACCAACACGAGCACCAACAAGAACCGCTCCACCACGTGGAGCCGCCGCAGCATCAGGAGGATCTGTACTACCGCGACCAGCAgcacgagcagcagcagcagtacgtgcccccgccgccggcgccggcccCGCTCGCGCGGACCTCGTCGGTGCTCGACCGCCTCCGCTCCATCGGCCTCTACCGCTTCCGCTCCGGCGACTTCCCGCCCGAGTACGCCGCGGGCGCCGACTCGCGGGACGTGACGGTCTCTCCGGAACAGGCGCCGACGACCGGAGATGCTCACCACGCTCGGAGCCGGTCGGAGCCCCCGGCGCGGGATGAGAAGAGGCGGGCGCCGCCGTCGAAGATGAAGAGATCGAGCTCCGAGGCGAGGAGGGCCGAGGTGGCCCCGGcgccggcggctcgggtggtccagCCGGCcgtgctggaggaggaggaggacgacctcGTAGAGCACGCGAGGGCGGACACCGAGTTCACCGACAACTACAACAGCTTCACGACACCGCCGCCGCAGCAGGAGCCGgaggaggagcagtactaccgcgaggaGTACGTGCCTCCATACAGGCCGGCGCCGCTCGCGCGCGCGCCGTCCGTCCTGGAGCGCCTGCGCTCCTTCAGCCTCTACCGCTTCAACTCCGGCAACCTTGCGCCCGAGCTGGCCGCCTCGCAGGACCACGCCGTGGCCTCCGTCGCGGCGGCGGACGAGAAGAAGACGTCGACGCAGTACAGCAGGAGCCGGTCGGAGCCGGCGCGGGAGCAGGGCAAGAAGGGCAAGAAGCAGCAGCAGGGGGAGAAGCAGGGGGCGGAGGCGAAGATGGGCAAGTCGAGCTCGGAGGCGaggatgctgccgccgccgccgccgccgccggaggtggAGGAGGGCGGCGTGGACGCGCGGGCGGACGACTTCATCAACAGCTTCCGGAAGCAGCTCCAGCTGCAGCGGCTCAACTCGCTGCTCAACTACAAGGAGGTGCTCAACCGCGGCGCCAAGTAG